A single genomic interval of Hydractinia symbiolongicarpus strain clone_291-10 chromosome 8, HSymV2.1, whole genome shotgun sequence harbors:
- the LOC130653898 gene encoding uncharacterized protein LOC130653898, which yields MYSLGKVENRQSITKSSISFKDGKTIKIPTEKDKGNAIPENVPERCKKVAFIKAHGKNEDIDNLRNCTQYYPTCKHQVGTLTTTYAEDSNGKTLIIFQATDIKKQGCLGYLLQLTDDIETKDVYFNFDNEDADFMKVIYFRLGFTYNFTVTPLPGGESLSIVTKAPTNCELEVIKIIYYKLKKEKKLFADCNQPSYTERKRIATEICKKYPSNGPNRWRTTQNLLTEQKCKFVLLPNNSLSR from the exons ATGTATAGTTTAGGAAAAGTTGAAAATAGGCAAAGCATTACTAAAAGTTCAATTTCATTTAAGGATgggaaaacaataaaaattccgACTGAAAAAGACAAAGGAAATGCGATCCCAGAAA ATGTTCCTGAAAGATGCAAGAAAGTTGCTTTTATAAAAGCACATGGTAAAAACG AAGATATTGATAATCTCAGAAACTGCACTCAATACTATCCAACCTGTAAACACCAAGTTGGAACATTAACTACAACATACGCCGAAGATTCAAATGGAAAAACTTTAATCATCTTTCAAGCCACGGACATTAAAAAGCAAG GATGTTTGGGGTATTTGCTTCAACTAACTGATGATATTGAAACCAAAGATgtttatttcaattttgataatgAG GATGCGGACTTTATGAAAGTAATTTACTTTCGTCTCGGATTTACATACAACTTTACTGTTACACCATTGCCAGGAGGTGAATCATTAAGCATAGTGACAAAGGCACCAA CAAACTGTGAACTAGAAGTGATCAAAATCATTTACTACA aacttaaaaAGGAGAAGAAGTTGTTTGCAGATTGTAATCAGCCCA GTTATACAGAACGAAAACGCATCGCGACGGAAATATGCAAGAAATATCCTAGCAATGGACCGAATAGGTGGAGAACTACGCAGAACTTGCTGACTGAGCAAAAGTGCAAATTTGTACTCCTTCCAAATAACTCACTCTCAAGATGA